The DNA region AGATCCTTCATCGCGGTGACGTCCGACAGGAGGAACATCGTCGCGGGAGCGTTCTGGAAGACGAGCGGCGCCCCCTGCGCCTCGACGGACAGCTTCGTGCCGTCCCGCTCCATCTCGACCGCGACGGGGGCGCGATGGCGCTCGGGGGCGCTCATGATGTCGCGGATCGCCTGACGCGAGTCCCTGGCGAACATCGAGAGCGGATCGAAGCCGGGAAGGAGGATCTCGGCCAGCGTCCGTCCCGACATCTGCGCGAGCGCGGGGTTCGCGAAGACGGCCTTTCCGGACTGGAGGATGAGGATGCCCTGGGGCGAGCTCTCGACGAGGATCCGGTACTTGGCTTCGGACTCGGTGAGCGCATACGTGCGGGCTTCGACCGCAGCCTCGAGGCTCTGGTTCAGCCGGGCGAGATGCTCGCGGCTCGCCAGGATCTCCGCCTGCTGGCGCTGCACCTCGTCGGCCATCCGGTCGAAGTGCCATGCCAGGGTCGCGATCTCGTCCCCGCCCCGGAGATGGAGCCGCTGCGAGTAGTCGCCCTGCGCGATGGCGCGCGTCGCCGCCACGAGCCGCGCGATCGGACGCGTGATGCCGCGCGCGGCGAGCCGCGCGCCGATGAGGCAGAGGACCGACGCGAGCAGCGCGACGACCATCAGGTTCTTCGTGAGCGCCGCCACCTCCGTGTCGAGCCCTTCGAGCGAGATCCCGACGCGCACCGTGCCCCACTTGACCGTGTACCCCTCGACGTAGACCGGCAGGAGGATCTCGAGGATCCGCGGCTCGCCGGGACGCCCGGGATCGATGAAGCTCCAGCGCTCCTCGCGCGCCTCGTGCGCCCGGTGGTCGGCGGGGTCTCGTGGCGGCTGCCCGTAGGAGTTGGGCGAGCGGCTGTCCGCCGCGATCTGCCCTTCCTTGTCGTAGATGACCACGTACGCGATCTCGCTGCCCGCCTGGGAGCGGCTCGCGGCCTGGTTCAAGGCGATGTAGTTGTACGAGAGGAGCGCGGGCGTCGAGAGCCACGCGATGCTCCGCGCCACCGCGAATCCGCGTTTGCGCGTCTCGCGGAGGAGGGAGTCGGACTCGCTCCGCACGAAGAAGGTGACGGCCGTGAGCACGAGGCCCACGACGACCACGCCGAACGTGAGGAAGATGCGGGCCTGGAGCCCGCCACGGCCGCGCCGCGGCTCGTCAGCGGGACGCGCTTCGACCGTCTCCATCACCCTTCGGCTCCGCGAAGCGGAGCTTCTCCATGGCCAGGGTCGAGATTCCGAGCGGATTCATTTCCAGCCCGATCACGTGGTCGCGGAGCCCGACGAAGCTGGTCGGGTGGTAGAGCGGCACGAACGGAGCCTGCTTCAAGATTCGCTCCTCGGCGCGCTGGTACGCGTTCTGGCGGAGCACCGGATCGTCCGCGCCGCGAGCCACGTCGAGGAGCGAATCGACCGTCGCGTCGGCGTACCGGAAGTAGTTGGTCGAGCTGTTGCTGTAGAAGAGCGCTCGGAGGAACGTGTCGGGATCCGGGATGTCGGCGACCCACGAGAGGCTGAACATCGGCGCCTTGCGGGAGGTGATGACCTCGTCCAGCACCGGCCACGTGACGTACTGGGTCGTGACGCGAATCCCGGCCTCTCCGAGTTGCGCGACCATCATCGAGTCGATCTGCCGCACCTTGGCGTTGGTCGTCACCGACTTGTAGAGCTTGATGGGAGGCAGCGGACGTTGCGGGCCGTAGCCGGCCTCGGCCAGGAGCTGTCTCGCGCGCGAGACGTCGTAGGAATGGGTCTTCGTCAGGGGCGTGTACCCGGGAACGCCCGGCCCCAGGATCCCGTTCGCGAGCGCCTTTCCCTCGGGCTGCAGCTCGAGGATTCCCTTCCGGTCGAGGGCGTGCGCGACGGCCTGGCGCACGCGCACGTCGTTCAGAGGCGGAATCGACGCGTTCATTCCCACGAACGCGAGCGTGAGGTCCTGCCACCGCAGCATCGTGATGCCGGGGCGTGCGCGGAACTCCTCGATGCGGTCGGCGGGAAGCGCGCTCAGGGTCGCGCGGCCGTCGAGGAGCGCGTCCGCGCCCTTCGTGACCACGTCCCCGGGCGGAGAGAAGAAGTTCAGCGTGTCGATGTCCGGCCGGCCCATGAAGTAGTCGTCGTTCGCGCCCAGGACGACGCCCTCGGTGTCGCCGCGTCGGACGAAGCGGAAGGGCCCGCATCCGACCGGCCTGACCTCGAGGATGGCGTTGCCGTGACGTTGCATCAGCTCGCGGGGAACCGCCGACGCCTGGTCCAGCGCGAGCGCGCTCAGGAGCGGCCGGTACGGCCTGCTGAGGCGGACCTCGAGCCTTCTCGCGTCCAGCGCTCGGATGCCCGAGATCGTCTTCGATTTCCCGGCGACGAACTCGGGGACGCCCGCGATGGCGTCGAGGTACCCGGCGGCCAGCCCCTCGGAGCGGAAGGGCTCCGTGAAGAGCCGCGTCAGGCTGAACACGAAGTCCTCCGCCGTCACCTCGCGTCCGTGGTGGAACCGGACCCCGGGACGGATGTGGAAGACGTACGTCTTCCCGTCGCGGGAGATGGTCCAGCTCTCCGCGACCTGCGGCGTCGGCTCCAGGTTCGACGTGAGGCCGACGAGCGGGCTGTAGATCTGCGCGATGACCGTGCACGAGTACGCGTCGGACGCGAGGGCCGGGTCGAGCGTGGTCGGGGGCTCCTGGAAGAAGCGGAAGACCTTGGGCTCGTCGGAGGCCGGGGGCCCCGCGTGCGGATCTCGCACGGGGACCTCGACGTTGGTATGCGGACCGGGCCGCTTCCATGCGACAGGAAGCGCCACGGCGAGCACGAGGACGAGCAGAACGACGGCCACCGCGAGCCGCGGGCCGGGCTTCACCGGAAGGGAGCGCATGGGGCGACGATCTCCTGATCGGACCGTGTGTTCCCTCGCCACGCGAGGGCGTTGACCTTCTGGGAGTTATCGACTTGCGAGAAGCGGTTGTTGAGGGCGTTTTCCTGGAGAGCGCCGGCCGAACCCCGGACCACAAAGCGCACAACTGTCCAATTTGCAAAGACTTATAGCGGACGCGCACGCGATGTATGGGCGCCGCCAATTCGCCGTGCGGCAGTCGGTTTGACGTTCAGTCAACTTGCCCCGGGGCAAGTTCGCGGAGCCCAAGGGCGGATGAGGCGCGGGTTGCCCCGGGGCAAGTTCGCGGAGCCGTGGGGGGTGAGGTCTCAGGCAGGTTGCCCCGGGGCAAGTTCGCGGAGCCCTGGGGGGTGAGGTCCCAGGCAGGTTGCCCCGGGGCAAGTTCGCGGAGCCCAGCCGGGTGAAGTCTCAGGCAGGTTGCCCCGGGGCAAGTTGGCGGGAGCCCAGACGGGCGAAGTCTCAGTCAGGTTGCCCCGGGGCAAGTGGACCCACCGGCCCGACCCGCGGGGTTACTCGTGGTCCCTCTCGGCGGAGCGCTCCCGCTTCAGCGAGGAACGCCTCCGCTTCCCCTCGAGGCGCGCTTCGCGGGAGGCTGCGGTGGGGCCTGTCGCGCGCCGCTTCTTTCGGGGCTTCAGGGCTTCCGAGACGATCTCACGGAGGCGCTCCATGGCCGCCTCGCGGTTTCGCGACTGGCTGCGGTGGCGCTGGCTCACCACGCGGATCGTGCCGCCTCGGCCTACCCGCCCGCCCAGCGCCTCCCGTATGCGCTCCTTCTCGGTGGCGGAGAACGAGGCGGACTCGTCGAGGTTCCAGAGGACCTCGACTCGCGTCTCCAGCTTGTTCACGTTCTGGCCGCCCGGCCCGCCCGAGCGGGACGTGCGCAGGTGGATCTCGCCTTCCGGAACGCGCGCTCCGCCGCCCCCCGGCCGCTCAGGCACCGGTTTCCCCGACACTCGGCATCTCATCGGCTCCCCGCGCAGCGGGCATCTCAGGCGAGCAGCGCGGGGATGGCGGTCTGGATCGGCTCCGTCGTGACGACCGCCTCCCCGCCGTCGATCAGGAGATCGACCTCGCTCCGCACGCCGAACTCCTCGAGGTAGATGCCGGGCTCCACGGAGACCAGGGTTCCGTCCAGGAGCTGGCGCTCGTCCCGCGTCTCGAGATTGTCGAGGTGGACGCCGTTCGCGTGGACCTCTTCTCCGATGGAGTGGCCGGTGCGGTGCACGAAGCGCTCTCCGTAGCCGCGCTCGCGGATCACCCCGCGTGCCGCGTCGTCCACGTCACAACCGCGAATGGGGCGGCCTTCACGGAGCGCGGCGCGCACGGTCTCGATCGCGCGATCGCGCGCATCGCACACGATGGAGAAGATCTCGCCGTGACGCTCGGGCACCGAGGAGCCCAGGAACGCCACCTGCGTGTAGTCGGCGTACACCGAGCCGGGCCGTGACGCCTTCGCCCACGCGTCGACGAGCAGGAAGTCGCCGCGGCCGATCCGAAGATCGCCGGCGGGAGAGACCGAGAAGTGCGGATCGCCCGAGTGCTCGTTCACGGCCACCGTGGGAGGATCGCTCGAGACGAGCCCGGCGGACGCGAGCCGCTCCCGGATCCACCCCTGAAGGGAGACCTCGGTACACGGCGTGCCGGCGCGCACCGCATCGGCCGCGTGCCGGAACGCGCCTTGGATGACGTCGTGAACCAGGCGCCCGGCGGCGACATGATCGCGCCGCTGCTCGGGGGAGAGAACGCCTCCGAACCGCTGCGCGAGATCGGCCGAGGAGACCACCTTCGCTCCCGCGGCACGGACCATCTCCACCGTGCCCGCGTCGACACGCGAGACATACGGAAGCCTCGCGAGGGGTGAGTACTCCATCGCGATCGAGGGCTCGCGCCCCCGCTCGTTCCCGCGCTCGTACCCCCGCTCGCCCCCGTGCTCGCCCCCGCGCTCGCCCCCGCGCCCCACGCCGCCGATCGTCTCCGCGATCGCGCGGTCGAGCTCCGCCCACGTGAGGTAGACGTGCGTTTCGCCGGGAAGATGATCCAGCGCCGCTGGCTCGAGGCGATGAACCACCTTGACCGGCTCGCCCCGTGCCGGCACGAGATAGAACCACCGCCGGGTCGTCTTGGGCGCCCCGGCTCCTTCGCCCACGCCGAGGATCGCGCGCGCGGTGGGATTCGTTCCGTGGAAGTCGAAGAAGAGCCATCCCTGGAGTCCCGCGTCGCGTACCGCGCCCTGGATCGCGGCGATCCGGTCG from Candidatus Eisenbacteria bacterium includes:
- a CDS encoding ABC transporter substrate-binding protein, with the translated sequence MRSLPVKPGPRLAVAVVLLVLVLAVALPVAWKRPGPHTNVEVPVRDPHAGPPASDEPKVFRFFQEPPTTLDPALASDAYSCTVIAQIYSPLVGLTSNLEPTPQVAESWTISRDGKTYVFHIRPGVRFHHGREVTAEDFVFSLTRLFTEPFRSEGLAAGYLDAIAGVPEFVAGKSKTISGIRALDARRLEVRLSRPYRPLLSALALDQASAVPRELMQRHGNAILEVRPVGCGPFRFVRRGDTEGVVLGANDDYFMGRPDIDTLNFFSPPGDVVTKGADALLDGRATLSALPADRIEEFRARPGITMLRWQDLTLAFVGMNASIPPLNDVRVRQAVAHALDRKGILELQPEGKALANGILGPGVPGYTPLTKTHSYDVSRARQLLAEAGYGPQRPLPPIKLYKSVTTNAKVRQIDSMMVAQLGEAGIRVTTQYVTWPVLDEVITSRKAPMFSLSWVADIPDPDTFLRALFYSNSSTNYFRYADATVDSLLDVARGADDPVLRQNAYQRAEERILKQAPFVPLYHPTSFVGLRDHVIGLEMNPLGISTLAMEKLRFAEPKGDGDGRSASR
- a CDS encoding M24 family metallopeptidase; the encoded protein is MSAPGSSAALPSAGTLDRIAAIQGAVRDAGLQGWLFFDFHGTNPTARAILGVGEGAGAPKTTRRWFYLVPARGEPVKVVHRLEPAALDHLPGETHVYLTWAELDRAIAETIGGVGRGGERGGEHGGERGYERGNERGREPSIAMEYSPLARLPYVSRVDAGTVEMVRAAGAKVVSSADLAQRFGGVLSPEQRRDHVAAGRLVHDVIQGAFRHAADAVRAGTPCTEVSLQGWIRERLASAGLVSSDPPTVAVNEHSGDPHFSVSPAGDLRIGRGDFLLVDAWAKASRPGSVYADYTQVAFLGSSVPERHGEIFSIVCDARDRAIETVRAALREGRPIRGCDVDDAARGVIRERGYGERFVHRTGHSIGEEVHANGVHLDNLETRDERQLLDGTLVSVEPGIYLEEFGVRSEVDLLIDGGEAVVTTEPIQTAIPALLA
- a CDS encoding HAMP domain-containing protein; amino-acid sequence: METVEARPADEPRRGRGGLQARIFLTFGVVVVGLVLTAVTFFVRSESDSLLRETRKRGFAVARSIAWLSTPALLSYNYIALNQAASRSQAGSEIAYVVIYDKEGQIAADSRSPNSYGQPPRDPADHRAHEAREERWSFIDPGRPGEPRILEILLPVYVEGYTVKWGTVRVGISLEGLDTEVAALTKNLMVVALLASVLCLIGARLAARGITRPIARLVAATRAIAQGDYSQRLHLRGGDEIATLAWHFDRMADEVQRQQAEILASREHLARLNQSLEAAVEARTYALTESEAKYRILVESSPQGILILQSGKAVFANPALAQMSGRTLAEILLPGFDPLSMFARDSRQAIRDIMSAPERHRAPVAVEMERDGTKLSVEAQGAPLVFQNAPATMFLLSDVTAMKDL
- the arfB gene encoding alternative ribosome rescue aminoacyl-tRNA hydrolase ArfB; its protein translation is MPERPGGGGARVPEGEIHLRTSRSGGPGGQNVNKLETRVEVLWNLDESASFSATEKERIREALGGRVGRGGTIRVVSQRHRSQSRNREAAMERLREIVSEALKPRKKRRATGPTAASREARLEGKRRRSSLKRERSAERDHE